The following are encoded together in the Bradyrhizobium sp. CCGUVB1N3 genome:
- a CDS encoding 2'-deoxycytidine 5'-triphosphate deaminase: MRLTRDEDHRLTFTVAADANGILPDRMIAAMADGGLILPAYDFVESQIQPASLDLRLGDIAYRVRASFLPGPGATVAERIDELKLHEFSLADGAVLETNCVYIVPLLESLALPPEIVAAANPKSSTGRLDVFTRVIADGTRRFDMIGAGYHGPLYAEISPKTFPVLVSEGSRLSQVRFRTGDAILNIDQLEALHATERLVDIDEADLTGGVAVSVDLSGEKGGGFVGYRAKRHTGVVDVDRRAGYAVEDFWEPISARPDGSLILDPGEFYILASKEAVQVPPDYAAEMVPFDPLVGEFRVHYAGFFDPGFGYAGAGGQGARAVLEVRSREVPFILEHGQIVGRLVYEKMLARPDAMYGQRIGSNYQAQGLKLSKHFRV, translated from the coding sequence ATGCGTTTGACCCGAGATGAGGACCACCGGTTGACGTTCACGGTCGCCGCCGACGCCAATGGTATCCTGCCCGACCGCATGATCGCGGCGATGGCGGATGGCGGGCTGATCCTGCCCGCCTACGACTTCGTCGAGAGCCAGATCCAGCCGGCGAGCCTCGATTTGCGCCTCGGCGACATCGCCTACCGCGTGCGCGCGAGCTTCCTGCCCGGGCCCGGCGCCACCGTCGCGGAGCGCATCGACGAGTTGAAGCTGCACGAGTTCAGCCTCGCCGACGGCGCGGTGCTGGAGACCAATTGCGTCTACATCGTGCCGCTGCTCGAGAGCCTCGCGCTGCCGCCGGAGATCGTCGCGGCCGCCAATCCGAAAAGCTCGACCGGCCGGCTCGACGTCTTCACCCGCGTGATCGCCGACGGCACCCGCCGCTTCGACATGATCGGCGCCGGCTATCACGGCCCGCTCTACGCCGAGATCAGCCCAAAAACGTTTCCGGTGCTGGTGAGCGAGGGCTCGCGCCTGTCCCAGGTGCGCTTCCGCACCGGCGATGCCATCCTCAACATCGACCAGCTCGAGGCGCTGCATGCGACCGAGCGCCTCGTCGATATCGACGAGGCCGATCTCACCGGCGGCGTCGCCGTCTCCGTCGATCTCTCCGGCGAGAAGGGCGGCGGCTTCGTCGGCTATCGCGCCAAGCGCCACACCGGCGTCGTCGATGTCGATCGCCGCGCCGGCTACGCGGTCGAGGATTTCTGGGAGCCGATCTCGGCGCGTCCTGACGGCAGCCTCATCCTCGATCCCGGCGAGTTCTACATCCTCGCCTCCAAGGAAGCGGTGCAGGTGCCACCGGACTACGCCGCGGAGATGGTGCCGTTCGATCCCCTGGTCGGCGAATTCCGCGTGCATTATGCCGGCTTCTTCGATCCCGGCTTCGGCTATGCCGGCGCCGGCGGGCAAGGCGCCCGCGCCGTGCTCGAGGTGCGCTCGCGCGAAGTGCCCTTCATCCTCGAGCACGGCCAGATCGTCGGCCGCCTCGTCTACGAGAAGATGCTGGCGCGGCCCGACGCCATGTACGGCCAGCGCATCGGCTCGAACTACCAGGCGCAGGGCCTGAAGCTGAGCAAGCATTTCCGGGTGTAG
- a CDS encoding MATE family efflux transporter has product MSDVGVAELPVDEEERPEPPPSRPARPGAPRSALVDGPILRTLLSLAWPNVIGLSAGTCVVIAETSYIGRLGVESLAAMALVFPCVILMMTMSGGAMGGAVASSIARALGAGDRERAGTLAAHALLIGITFGLVFMLGMLIFGPHLLELLGGRGNVLAQAIAYTQVFFGGAVLAWLLNTLAGVLRGTGNMKLPSLLMLNSAVCQIILGGTLGLGLGPIPQFGMRGVAAGALTAYTINIGVMSWYLFSGRARVVPKLAGLKVQWAMFFDILKVGAIACFSPLQSVLTISILTHMLAKFGTAILAGYGVGARLEFLLISIAFAFGIASVPMVGMAIGAGKIARARRIAWTAGVAAFLAVGTPASLVAIFPDLWVNIFTDSATVRATSHQYLSTVAPFYAFMGLATAMYFSSQGAAKVLGPVLAQTARLVFIAVCGWWLSTHEATAQSFFWLAASSMVVLGTLSCSSVVLTRWGPRKTQPDIPPALSRVAD; this is encoded by the coding sequence ATGTCCGACGTCGGCGTCGCCGAGCTTCCGGTCGATGAGGAGGAGCGTCCCGAGCCGCCGCCATCGCGGCCGGCGAGGCCTGGTGCGCCTCGCAGCGCGCTGGTCGACGGGCCGATCCTGCGCACGCTGCTCAGCCTCGCCTGGCCGAACGTGATCGGACTGTCCGCGGGCACCTGCGTGGTCATCGCGGAAACCTCCTATATCGGACGCTTAGGGGTGGAATCGCTCGCCGCGATGGCGCTGGTTTTTCCGTGCGTGATCCTGATGATGACGATGTCCGGCGGCGCCATGGGCGGCGCTGTGGCTTCCTCGATCGCGCGCGCGCTGGGTGCGGGCGACCGCGAGCGCGCCGGAACGCTTGCCGCGCATGCGCTCCTGATCGGCATCACCTTCGGCCTCGTCTTCATGCTGGGCATGCTGATCTTCGGGCCGCATCTGCTCGAACTGCTCGGCGGCCGCGGCAACGTGCTGGCGCAGGCGATCGCCTACACGCAGGTGTTCTTCGGCGGCGCGGTGCTGGCCTGGCTGCTCAATACCCTGGCCGGCGTGCTGCGCGGCACCGGCAACATGAAGCTGCCGTCGCTGTTGATGCTCAATTCGGCGGTGTGCCAGATCATTTTGGGCGGCACGTTGGGTCTCGGGCTTGGGCCGATCCCGCAATTCGGCATGCGCGGCGTCGCCGCCGGCGCACTGACCGCCTACACGATCAACATCGGCGTGATGAGCTGGTACCTGTTTTCCGGCCGCGCCCGCGTCGTGCCCAAGCTGGCCGGCTTGAAGGTCCAGTGGGCGATGTTCTTCGACATCCTGAAAGTGGGTGCGATCGCCTGCTTTTCGCCGCTGCAATCGGTGCTGACCATCTCGATCCTCACCCACATGCTGGCGAAATTCGGCACCGCGATCCTCGCCGGCTACGGCGTCGGCGCGCGGCTCGAATTTTTGCTGATCTCGATCGCGTTCGCGTTTGGCATTGCCTCGGTGCCGATGGTCGGCATGGCGATCGGCGCTGGCAAGATCGCCCGCGCGCGCCGCATTGCCTGGACGGCCGGCGTGGCCGCGTTTCTCGCCGTCGGCACGCCCGCGAGCCTCGTCGCCATCTTCCCCGATCTCTGGGTCAATATCTTTACCGACAGCGCGACCGTGCGTGCGACCAGCCATCAATATCTGTCCACCGTCGCGCCGTTCTACGCCTTCATGGGCCTCGCCACGGCGATGTATTTTTCATCTCAAGGCGCGGCCAAGGTGCTGGGGCCGGTGCTGGCACAGACCGCGCGGCTCGTGTTCATCGCGGTCTGCGGCTGGTGGCTGTCGACGCATGAAGCGACCGCGCAGAGCTTCTTCTGGCTTGCGGCAAGCTCGATGGTCGTGCTTGGAACGCTGTCCTGCTCCAGCGTCGTGCTGACGCGCTGGGGACCGCGCAAGACGCAGCCGGACATCCCGCCCGCTCTGTCGAGAGTCGCGGATTAG
- a CDS encoding SRPBCC family protein, giving the protein MASIHNDIPLNAPAHKVWEAVRDFGALHERLVPGFVTACQLNGDARIVTFSNGSVAREVLVDCDEARQRLVYAINNERLKHYSASVQVIADGEAKCRLVWTIDMLPNELAAYVQGQTKEAVHAMNRAFPG; this is encoded by the coding sequence ATGGCCTCCATTCACAACGACATTCCTCTCAACGCCCCCGCTCACAAAGTGTGGGAAGCGGTGCGCGATTTCGGTGCCTTGCACGAGCGTCTCGTGCCGGGCTTCGTCACGGCGTGCCAGCTCAACGGCGATGCGCGCATCGTGACCTTCTCCAATGGCTCGGTGGCGCGCGAGGTGCTGGTCGATTGCGACGAGGCGCGGCAGCGGCTGGTCTATGCGATCAACAACGAGCGGCTGAAGCATTACAGCGCCTCGGTTCAGGTGATCGCCGACGGCGAGGCGAAATGCCGGCTGGTCTGGACCATCGACATGCTGCCGAACGAGCTCGCTGCTTACGTCCAGGGGCAGACGAAAGAGGCGGTGCACGCCATGAATAGGGCATTCCCGGGCTAA
- a CDS encoding VOC family protein, which translates to MYDHIGLRVADLDASMRFYTAVLSPLGYVLCSSGDGYAGFGPKGEPALWLHLNKGRKADGAHIAFRAKDHDGVKKFHSEGLKSGGRDNGGAGPRKDYSPTYYAAFLIDPDGNNVEAVCT; encoded by the coding sequence ATGTATGACCACATCGGATTGCGCGTTGCCGACCTCGACGCCAGCATGCGGTTCTATACCGCGGTGCTCAGCCCCCTCGGCTATGTGCTGTGCTCGAGCGGCGACGGTTATGCCGGCTTCGGGCCCAAGGGCGAGCCGGCGCTCTGGCTGCATCTGAACAAGGGACGCAAGGCCGACGGCGCTCATATCGCCTTCCGCGCCAAGGACCATGACGGCGTGAAGAAATTCCACAGCGAAGGCCTGAAGTCCGGCGGACGCGACAATGGCGGCGCGGGTCCGCGCAAGGACTACAGCCCGACCTACTACGCGGCGTTCCTGATCGACCCCGACGGCAACAATGTCGAAGCGGTTTGCACGTGA
- a CDS encoding AraC family transcriptional regulator, with product MEATTLKTTPSMTVSRFRCDAGPDDKPFAEYRTGHSLAYVREGSFGCRCRAGFFELVAGSVLVGHPGEEYTCTHEHVSGDECLSFFIGEDLVEALGGRREVWQVGATPPLPELMVLGELAQTAADGNSDLGIDEIGQIFAGRFVEVVSGKVRKQVAPTARDRRRAVESALWIDKNSAKDIDLDDAARQAGLSPFHFLRLFSGVLGATPHQYLVRSRLRHAARLLSDDDIAVTDIAYDVGFGDLSNFVRTFHRAAGVSPTKFRQAARGMRKIFQEQLALN from the coding sequence ATGGAAGCGACCACGCTGAAGACGACGCCTTCGATGACGGTGTCGCGGTTTCGCTGCGATGCGGGACCGGACGACAAGCCGTTTGCCGAATACCGCACCGGCCATTCGCTCGCTTATGTCCGCGAAGGCAGCTTCGGCTGCCGTTGCCGGGCCGGCTTCTTCGAGCTGGTGGCGGGCTCGGTGCTGGTCGGCCATCCCGGCGAGGAATACACCTGCACACACGAACACGTCAGCGGCGACGAGTGCCTGTCGTTCTTCATCGGCGAGGACCTCGTCGAGGCGCTGGGCGGACGGCGCGAAGTCTGGCAGGTCGGCGCCACGCCGCCGCTGCCCGAGTTGATGGTGCTGGGCGAGCTGGCCCAGACGGCAGCAGATGGCAACAGCGATCTGGGCATCGACGAGATCGGCCAGATTTTTGCGGGCCGCTTTGTCGAGGTGGTCTCGGGCAAGGTGCGCAAACAGGTCGCGCCGACGGCGCGCGACCGCCGCCGCGCGGTGGAGAGCGCGCTGTGGATCGACAAGAATTCAGCAAAGGATATCGACCTCGACGACGCCGCGCGGCAGGCGGGCCTTAGCCCGTTCCACTTCCTGCGCCTGTTCAGCGGCGTGCTCGGCGCCACCCCGCATCAATATCTCGTGCGCTCGCGGCTCCGTCACGCGGCGCGCCTCTTGAGCGATGACGACATCGCGGTCACCGACATCGCCTATGACGTCGGTTTCGGCGACCTCTCCAACTTCGTCCGCACCTTCCATCGCGCCGCCGGTGTATCGCCGACGAAGTTTCGCCAGGCCGCGCGCGGGATGCGCAAGATTTTCCAAGAGCAGCTTGCCCTCAACTGA